A window of the Clupea harengus chromosome 8, Ch_v2.0.2, whole genome shotgun sequence genome harbors these coding sequences:
- the LOC116221501 gene encoding general transcription factor IIF subunit 1-like, translated as MSVAYSEGGASVRSLGRSLSTPARPHSSEDAATAGDASEVKTVSHRNYLDPDLEKAINEVLSFKPIKFKRRSLQDSDGDEDEEEVGGGGAAEEGGERKSGRTELESSVRRSASGSALDYGRSSSSLSSRSSSSRHKAKKKSRASESESSSEDDHHHRRSRGKGKKSSRKSSRKKKSESESSESESSESSSSSGSTVSYRSSSSVKKGPGGTPERPPSKKDEKKNKKKVDSLVMKYRYKPDSD; from the coding sequence ATGAGCGTGGCGTACAGCGAGGGAGGCGCCTCCGTACGCTCTCTGGGCCGCAGCCTGTCCACGCCAGCGCGCCCACACTCCTCCGAAGACGCCGCTACCGCAGGGGACGCCAGCGAAGTCAAGACCGTCAGCCACCGCAACTACCTGGACCCCGACCTGGAGAAGGCCATCAATGAGGTGCTGAGCTTCAAGCCAATCAAGTTCAAGCGCCGCAGCCTCCAGGACTCCGACGGcgacgaggacgaggaggaggtggggggaggtggcGCGGCGGAGGAGGGCGGGGAGAGGAAGAGCGGCCGAACCGAGTTGGAGTCCAGCGTACGGCGCTCGGCCTCAGGCTCGGCGCTGGATTACGGCCGGTCCTCCAGCAGCCTCAGCtcacgcagcagcagcagccgccacAAGGCCAAGAAAAAGAGCCGCGCGTCCGAGTCTGAGAGCTCCTCCGAGGATGACCACCACCACCGCAGATCCCGCGGGAAAGGGAAGAAGTCGTCCAGGAAGAGctccaggaagaagaagagtgagtcAGAGTCATCCGAGTCGGAGTCATCCGAGTCTTCGTCCAGTTCTGGTTCCACCGTCTCGTACCGCAGTTCTAGCAGCGTGAAGAAGGGGCCCGGCGGAACACCGGAGCGACCCCCTAGTAAGAAGGAcgagaagaagaacaagaaaaagGTGGACAGCCTGGTGATGAAGTACCGTTACAAGCCAGACAGTGACTAA